tgacaTGCCTTTTTTTGTTAGCAGTCCTCCACTGATAGCGGCTTTCCCAATCCTGGAAGGTGGGTGCCGTCCATTCTCCCACCGCCCCCCCACCAGGCCTAAGAtcccaccttccccttccccttcccaaggtGACCCCAGCCCCTCAGGGACCTCAGGGGTGCTGTGGGGCTCTTGCCAAGGACCTGGGGCTTTGCCTCCAGCCTCCAAAATCAATGGGCTGCTTTGAACACTGTATTGATTTAGGATGTTTTCAGGTCCTAACAAAAGACTCCAGGCGGGTTAAATGCAGATTCACTGGGAGGCTTACGCAGGAGAGCTTCCTGGCAGATAGGAGCAGCAGGTGGGCGGGAGAAGGGAGCTGTGCCTGGAGCACCCAACGTTTGGCGAGGCGAATCCTGCGTGgggcaggagccagccagcctgcctgcctgcctgcctgcctgctgcttggCGCCTGTCATTCCAGCAGCTCCCTTACTGCCGCGTGTTGATgcgctctcttcctcccttcctcagagAACCACCGGGAGCCTCCAGGGTCAGAGATGAGGGAAGGTGCCCCTCAGGGTGCGGAAGACCAAATCTAAGCTCAGCCGCAGCGGGGAGGACGGACCCCCGCTCCCTTCCTGACCATGCTGGGCCTCAAGCTTCCCCGACTCCTCAGCATTGACCAAGTCCCCAAAGTAAGTCCATCTGTGCCACTCTGATGCCCTCGGTTGCATCCAAGCCCCAAATGGAGTCTCGCTGCAATTGCATTGGCTGGCCAGGAAGGGCCAGCTTCAAAGGGGGGCTCCAGCGTGAGGCTGCCAAGCGGAATTCATCAGCACCTCTCAACCGAGGGGGGCTGCGCATGGGGGCGAGTCAGTCGCTGGCTCTCCTCTGGTGTGCAGAGGTGGATCCGGGCCCGGGGCtggcccacccacccatccagggACCGGTCTAGGAAGGCCCAGGGGTGGAGCACTGGAGTCCAGAGCAGAGGAGCTAAGGCGTCGACAGGTTGAGGCCGCAGAAAAAACAAACTCTTTAAAAAGTGCGCAGAGTGCATGTTTCTTTCGGTCTGTGGCTAAGGAAGTATGAGGAAGGAAAGGGACTCGGAAAAAGACAGGCGAGGCCAGCGGTGCCGTTTACAGAAGTTGCTTCTGAGACACAGAATAACCTGGGCTGAAAATGGAAGCTGAACCGGCCACCAGGAACAGCTCAGCAAATTTCTTTGCCTTAAAAGGAACAAAACTGTGAACAGCTTCCCTGTCGCCCCTTCCCTCCACTgcgctagaaagaaagaaagaaagaaagaaagaaagaaagaaagaaagaaagaaagaaagaaagaaagaaagaaagaaagaaagaaagaaagaaagaaagaaagaaagaaagaaagaaagaaagaaagaaagaaggaaagaaagaaaaagaaaagccaccAAATGTCATGCCAGTGCTGCACTGGCCAGGGGGCAGCCCCCTGGGACCCCTGCGCGGACTGGGCAGTGTGGGCTGAGCTTTGCGAAGAGGGCCTGAAGATGCCAGAACGCCCTTAGTGGCAGAGGTGGTCACCCTGCGGGGCTGACCCAGCTGCTCTTGTGTAAATGTGACCCACACGGCTTGACCTGCCGGTCAGAAAGTGGCCAGtgtgagggcagggggggggaacgtTTAGTCAAAGTAGCAGAAAGGTTTGTTATGTGCTTGCGTGACAGTGAAGTTCTTGCCTGCCGTTGCTGTGGGGAGGGAAACGGTGCCTTTCACTGGCCTGTGGCTCTTCTCCCCCGTCCCAGGGGCCTTGTGCTCAGACCCTGCTGTCATCTTTGCGTTTGTCGGTGGGGACATCTGGTGGACACTGGGGAAGCAAGGGGCACATAGGGTCTCCTTGCTATATCTGGCTGGCCATTGTTTGTCCTCGAATATTTTTAGCCGGCTCCAGAGGAGGCGTCTCTGTGGGGTTCCGTCCCTCGCCTCCCCGATCCCCGTTGGGCTCCCCCATCACACCCTcacggggggttgggggggagggatacaAGCGGCAGAGGCTTGGCCCTGCCAAAGCTCACCGGGGCTTCTTGGCCCTTCTTTTGCAGGTGTTCCGGGAGCAGGGCATCCTCTTCGGGTACCGCCACCCGCGGAGCTCGGCCAGAGACTGCCTCGTCAGCGTCTTCCAAATGACAAACGAAACGATCAATATCTGGACCCACCTGCTCCCTTCGGGGTCGGTCTGTCGgctatccctcccccctccaagccccCCTGCCCTTGGCTGGAGGCCTCCCTGGGCATCGGGACAGGGACCAAGGCCAGCGGGACACAGGAGCAGCCGTGGGCGTTcctgcccaccccaacccccttgggggctttctggggaggggggctattcctcctcctcctcttgggtCTCTCGGTATAACGTGATGCCCAGAAGAggttattattatgtattaaatTCTAGACGAACCCTTCCAagaccagctcagggcggtgCACGTACATAACAATCCAtacagtttaaaacaatgaaCACATTAAATATAATCAATGCATCAACAATGGAAAACAATCAATCAATTAGAAGCGTCAATAAAGCGGCGATGTATCATTGTCAGAAGGTTTCCTCCCTGCCGATAAATTTACCCCAGGCCTGGTCCGGGTAACCTTCCTCCAGGGGACGGAGGATCCCCCACAAATGTCCCCCCTGACCGTTTGGGGAACGAGGCTGACGCAGCTGTCCTGCCTTCCAGGTACTTTCTCTGGAAGCTCTTTGCCTTTCTCCTTGCCTGGGACGTCTGGAACGACCCCTTCGCCTGGCCCTTCCTCGCCTACATGGCCACCTGCTGCCTCTACCCGCTGGCCTCCACCTTGGCGCACACCTTCAGCACCATGTCCAGCCAAGCCCGGCACATCTGCTACTTCTTCGACTACAGCGCTCTGGCCTTGTACAGCCTAGgtaagggggcaggggagggccgCGGGGGAGGCCTCCTGTGCCAGGACGTTGCAAGAGGTAGGGAGTGTGTTTTCCTCCGCAACTGAGATGCAACGTTTTGCCCAAGGGCTGTGGCAGCAACATCCTCGGGAGGAGAGCCACTTCCTGTCCTGCGTTCACCTTTGAAATTTTGTGCCGAGTGAGCAGGACGCAGCGTGAGATGCAAACACCTCCTTGGTCTTGAAGGGTGGCCCAAGGAACCTCCCTGGGCTTTGAGATCCATGGCTctccattcatagaatcctagagttggaaggggccacagaggccatctagtcccaccccctgctcaacgcaggatcattaTTATTTGGAAGGGTAAGAGGCTTCCCCATAGGAATAGTTGTGACCTGggaaaaattgagagggtgcaaaggaaagGGACGGGGatgcactgttccatcgttatattattttattataatgttatactgttacattattctgttatatggttacaaccactgttattaattactgtatgttttaacgaagactgtttcatgtatcgttgactagttttaatgtaaaccgccctgagccttcggggagggcggtatataaatctaaataaataaaaataaataaataaataaataaataaataaataagtaaataagtaagtaaataagtaaataaataaatgatgcggGGCCTGAGGACCAGAGCCTTTCCTGGAGCAGGAATGTGGGCCTCCACCCCATGCTTGGCCTACTTTCCAAACAGCTGGGCTGGCAGTTCCACATTTCTTTTCCATGAGAGGAAGCTGCTGGGGTTTGTGTCTCAAAGGCAAAGAAAACAAGACAACCACCCAGGGGGAAAGCAAAGCGAGTTTGCCCAGAGTGGTTTGGAGATTGTGTTGCTTGCCTGTAAGTCACCAACGTGAAATCACCGACCCGGGGCCTGCCTTTTGCGTCTCTGCAGGCTCAGCGATCGCTTACTCGGCTTACGTGTTCCCGGAGGAATGGATCGGCAGCACCTTCCACCATGGCTATGTCTTCATGGCGGTGCTGAATTCGGTGCTGAGCACCACCCTTTCCTGCTACTCCAGGTACGGCGGACTGGGCCACGGAGGTGCAAAGGGCAGCTCGGGGAGAAGCCAAGCACCGTCACCCTAGAGCAGCGTCCTGCTGACCCCTCTGCTGGTGCTTTTGGAAACGGAGAGGGACAGATCGGAAACGGCACAGCCTGGCTTCGATTGGCCACTGCAGATCTGACCGGCTGGGCAGATGTTTAGTAAATGCAGAGTTTCACTTCAAAACAATACACTTGTTTCAAAAGGCTCTCCTGCCCGAAATCTTGAAAAGTGAATACTGGAGCCATGCCTGACCTCAGTCCCTGCACCAGAATTGCATCAGTGCCTGCAGGCGCAGAAAGGGTGGGAACCGCTGTGCTACAgagccccaccctcccaccccgaaGCGTGTGAAATAGTTTGGCACTTGTCAGATGCCGCTCGCTGCGTCGAGACACGTCCAGGCCCCTGGCGGTCTGCAGAGTAACACAAAGGGGGGGATGGAAAggctcctttccctgccccaaatgctaGGAAAGGAAGCTAGGAGGAGACCTTGGGGTGTGGCTGCTGTCCATGGGTGAAGCTGTATGTCACTTGGGCGGTGGGGGGGATTGGGAATTTCAAAAAGAACCTGCACAGGGGAGAATTTCTGTTGCCTGAACCTTGTTTTCAAAGCACTGCGAAGCTTCGACGGAGGCACTTTCCAAAACTGCCTGGCCGGTGATGAGAATGgtgcattttttttattattattctttggaTGCCTGCACCCAACCGGCTCAGCCTTCTCGTTATCAATTGGCCTGCTCCCCCTTCTGCAGTGGCCCATTTCTTCTGCTAACACAAGTTGCATCCTGCAAGCAAATATCTTGTTCTTAGTTCCCGTGGGTTTCTTCTTATTTTGTATTCAGGTTCACTGAAGCAGAGCAGCCCACATTCACCAAAGTGATTCGCACGGTCGCCTTCGCGTATCCTTATGTGTTCGACAGTCTGCCGCTCTTCTACCGGGTATGGAGGCAGAATGATTTCCCTTCTAGACTGTTGTTTTCTGTGTGCGtgttggtgtagagcaggggtagtcaaactgcggccctccagatgtccgtggactacaattcccacgagcccctgccagcattcgctgggaattgtagtccacggacatctggagggccgcagtttgactacccctggtgtagagggtaCCATAATGCAACTTCTGAAAGACTGTAACTTTGAGAATGGAGTGGATAAATGTACAGATCTAAATATTTGACAAAACACATTTAAGGAAGGAAAAATTCACCTGTAGGGCACAGCTACCGTACAGcacccccatggggttttcagtgACTTCTGAAACCCCCTTTCTGATCAACAATTTGGTTAGTCGCAAAAGTGCTAGAGTCGGACAAATATGAGCAGCCATCTTGACAAGCTTGTGGTAtctgttaggctgagagattgtgGCTAACCAAAACAATCTAGCAGGCCTGACAGCGGTGTGAGCATTTGAGCCCAGGGCTCCCATCCCATAACTCGCTTTTCTTTTCCACAGCTTTACTTGTGTGCTGCAAGGGGCTGCGTAGAGAGCGCCATCCCCACCCACTACAGGCACACAGCTCTGGCCTTCGTCACCTGCTTCATTTACGCTACTCATCTGCCCGAGCGGCTGGTTCCGGGGCTTTTCGACTACTTTGGTGAGAACTGAAACCAGGCCATGGGTTGGTTCCTCATGCAAGTGCCACTGAAACCCAGGCACACTGCACAGGGGTTCGGCCTCTTTCATTGGGAGTGGTGTGGACGAGCGTTATGACCAGTGGGGAATAGCCAGAGGTGGCTTACGAGGGATGTGAGATTGTGCTGGATGTGGCGTCTGCAGATTGCCTGTCGCTAGGCTTTTGCTGCCATTGGGAAATGTTATTGTATTTAATATTTTGTGAGATGGCCTGGTGACTGTTGGGTAGaaggaaagtaaataaataaatgctgggaTGCTGAAGTTGGATAGTTTATTTGGGGGGAAGAGAGACAGAAGGAAACACTCTTGCATTTCCAAAACTACTTTGCATTTGCAAGGGCCAGGGACTTGGTTTATGTTATGGCTTGTACCATCTCTTTAAAGAGTGGCTGACCTCTTCTCCTTGTGTCTGGGGCTCAAGCCAAGACCACAGACGCAAGAGCTCTGGAACAGCACATTCTAGCTCACTTCAGTTCAAAGCCGCTCGGGTGGAATATACCGCTGCCCAGTGTTTCCCCAGAGTCCAAAGACCACCGGCTGAATGCTAAGGTTTTCCTCTCTCTTCCAGGGCACAGCCACCAGCTTTTCCACATCTGTGCGATTATAGCCACATACTTCCAAATGGAAGCGCTCCTGATAGACATGGCGGACCGCCGCAACCGGCTGCTGGCTTACTCCCTGGCTCCTTCCTTCTTGCAGACCATGGGCCCAGTGGCGGCTTCCCTCACCATCAGCCTGCTCATCACGGCTGCTTTCTCAACCACACTGTATTCCATGTCAAAGTTCTCCAGGAGAGAAAAACATAGGgactaattatttttaaaattaaaaaaaaaacactatactTTTGTTAACATGTATAGAAGTGTTCTAGTACTACTAATTAtttggttaagagcggtggactccaatctggagaaccaggttcgattccccactcctcctccccatgcagccagctgggggaacttTGGCCCATCCCAGATCTCTtagtgttctctcagccttacctacctcacaggggggtccgtttggggagaggaagggtaataAACAGCAGGGTGCAAagaccccagctcttcttctacaataGGGTACGTGGCTTTTTAATGTCTTTGTGGGTGAGGACCATTTATAATGCCTTAAGGACTACTAGCCAGAAATTGCCAAAGAAATCCAAGCACTGATCAAGATTCCAGGACCGTTTCAGGTGCCTTCACTCCGTTTTCTATGCTTGGGAAGACACAGCGCTGCCAAGCATACCTGGATGTAACGTATCTGTAACAACTGATATGGCTTTTTAGTACACAACAATGCAATAACAGAAATGTAATTCAGCTTCTTTAAAATTGTATGAtcttatatttttgtaaataGCCTCTGCTGAGGCATTGCACAGTCACTTTTCAGGAACAATGAAAGAATAAAGTACATTTTGGGACAATGAAAGAATAAAGTCCATTTTGGGATGAGTAACAGCCTTGAAAAGTTGTGTTTTTTTGCATCATTTATTGTGTTAATatactttgcttcagttctgtttttagagtcctgatTCTTAGTCCTATGGGGTTGTTTACTGAAAGTGCAATTGACTAACACCGAAATCCACCTTGAGACCCAGTGATAAGGCACATAAACAAGAATCCAACCTAGTTAAACCACAAACACTAACTCAAGAGCCACATCTTTGCTCCAGGCTATGTGAAATCACTCAGATTGGCTGGTATTGTATCTTTGGTTTCCGGGCCTGCCTTCCAGCTAACCCGTTTGGGGCGGCCTCCCTGTCACCCTGGCTGGCCCAAGACTTGAAGGGTGCAACTCCACagaggagcagagagagagatggctgATACTTCGACTCAATTCAGGCGTCTCAAGAAGTGTGCATGACCCAGAAagcacatgccttgaataaaacttttctagtcttcaaggtgcccagCGGGaatagtgggagacctccagccagcacctggaggttggcaaccccaacgAACCTCACGCTAGGCTCCCCCCCCTAGGCCactccaccaaatctccaggaattcccccgcCGCGAGTTGGCAAGGCCACTCAGAACCCTCTCCCCGGTTCCTTATTTCCTAATTTCCTGCTTTTATCGCTTCGGGGGCGAAGCCTCCACTCTGGTAGCGTTGCCGTGACAACAGAGTGATGCTAACACTCCCGGCGCGCGTTGATGACGCCCCAAAACAACGGCCGGGCGGTGCGAATAGGCGCGCGAGACACTCCGGCGGAAGCCCCGCCCCGCGCGCTGCGTCCCGATTGGCCGGATTTGAATCCTCGCCGCCGCGCGGAGGACGCCGGGAAGCGGGAGGGAACGTTCAAATCGGAGCTGCCGTCGCCGGGGCGGCTTGAGCGGCGCACGATGAAGGCGGCGGCGTGAGTGCTTTTCCCCCGCTCGGGGCAGGGTCGCTGGGGGTCGAGGCCTCCCTCCGGGCCTCCTGGGCCGCGCCCGGGGCTCCAACGGCCAAGAAACGCCGCTCCCACTGCGCATGCGGGAGGGACTTGGGAtttcccaggggttgccaacctcccggcgggGCCTGGAGGAATCCCGGCAAGGGGGTTCAGCCCCCCCGGAGGAAGAGGCCGCTTTGGGGCGAGGCTGGGGTCTCTCTGCAAGCTGCCCCCTCGGAATCTCGGGGGATTTGCCCGCCTGGATGTGGCGGCCGTgctttatttctatttatatgtttttatgtatccGCTTGATTTATATCCCGTCTCTGGGTGGCATGCATGGAACCGGGGGAGGGAAAGATGCATTGCAGCCTTTTGAAGGGTGGATGGCATGCAGCGGTGGTCCCAGGAGCAGTGCCCGGTGGGTGCAGCAGATGGGGAAAAGAAATGTTCTGCTAGGGACATGGTTGGGTGTCAGCTGTGACCTGGCAAGGGACCAGGTGGTAGGCAGGTCCTCCTTGCTGGCCTGATGGAAGagatctattttgcaggccctgcagaattgctcaGTTGGTTCGGGTTTTAATGCAGGGCTTATAACCAATTTTGGGTTATTTTAAACGAGCAGCCGAGGGTGAGCTCCTTAGAGAGGCTGCACAAGTAAATAATCTAGCCCGTCCCTCTGATACAGCTCAGGGTGGATAAAGAAAGCCTGAATTGCTAAATGACTGCTGGCTTTGAAAGGAGGTTTGGGGAAGAGCAGCATCCTATCAGTGGCTGCTTGAATGTGGCTTTGTTTACTTGGCAGACCTGAACCTCTGATGTGGAACCTTGCAGGGTAGCTTCAGGCCTTGCATGGTGGTTACATGGATTAAAATGGAGACCTATGCAGGaaacagggtctctgttgtggaaaATTGTTAAATAAATTGAAAGTTCTGCACAAGGATGATACGCAAATACTCTTCTGAAAGCATAGCAGCTGTCCACACTCTCCACACTGTGGCAtggtcctacctctgaagatgcgaGCCACAGTTCCTGGTGCAATGTCAGAGACTAAAACTTGTCTGACCCTCAATGaccagttgactccagctgtgaaaACCTTTGAGGGTTCATTAAATCAAAACTTTCTGTGTGCCTGGCTTCACAGCAGTCCTTCTCTTAGATAGTCCCTCTAAGGACACCATGATAATGGCCGTGATTTACCAACACGTATTCTCCACATGCACACACTAGATTACTGGAAGCTTGCTCTGTTTGTTTTAATAATAAGAGGATTCCCGATATGACCATTTTCATGTACTTGGCACACAACAAGCTGGGGCTGGCCCATAGTCTCCATGGGAGCCAAGAAGACCTGGATGCTgaaatccccctcccaccccaagacTTTGGGATCCTCAACACCAAGACAGATATAGAATGGAAGGGGTGCCTCAGGGTTATCTAGACCAGCCCTCCTGTGCAATACAGGAAATTTGCACAagcatacacacagacacatggTGATCCCTGCTGTATGGCCAGAGGCAGCTCAGCCAGGGCACAGGCAGGTGAGGTAGGTAGATAGTGCTGCTGCCACACTTAATTTGTTCCTGGTGCTCAGAAATCCATCCCGTCAATGCCAGCCACTGTTTGGTGGAAAACTCACTGATGGAGAGAGACTGGCAGAGAATAATTAGAGGATGGATGTGCTGAGTAGAGAGGCAGTGTTCttctgagcaccaggaaagggaATCAGCCGTATGGGGGGGGTGGTTGGGCCGTTGTGCCCCAGCTGTGTGGCATCTGGCTAGCTACTGGAGGGCATTCCTGCCTAGGTGGACCTTTGATCAGATCCAGTGAGGCTCCTCTCGCGTTctaaaccttgggggggggggatttgtgtgGGAGATGCTATTTATGTTCTAAAACTGGACACACTTCATTACTGTAATGAGTTACTGTACAGCCTATATTCACCTGTAGTGTTGGCCAGGGAAGTCTGCAGTTTGTGAAGCTATTCTGGACTTCTTTTCTCCTTGGTTTTGCATGGATTTCAGAGGAGGTGTCTGTTGCATAGCCTCTGTCTGAGTCGTGATTCTTTATTCCCAGTAGAGTTAAGACCCCCAGAAGGAACGTGCTGAAGAAAGGATCTGGCAGCAGTCAGAAGGACCCTGTTGGCGTAAGTGGGCACAGGACTCTCCTTGTTATTAATTAATCCCCACCCAGCCTGtgcagcccttccagggccgttgTGAGAAAGCCGGGCTTAAGGATGTACAGGCAGAGTACCTGTCTCGTGACCACTTCCCCCTCCTCAGGTGTACTGTCGGGTGCGCCCAGTGCCAGATCAGGAATGCTGCATCGAAGTGATCAGCAGCACGACGGTCCAAGTTCACCCGCCTGACGGGTACCGCAGCAGCCGCAACGGGGAGTATAAAGAGGTGAGGTGGGCTGAGGAAGCCCAGGGGTCCAGAGATTCAGACCTGAGGAGTGGAGGGctgggctgcaggtgggggaggaaggtGATCGATCTTGGGCAGGTCCCCAAGCCTGCAAGCGTAGGCCAGGCGTGTTCCTTTTGCCAGGGCAGtgggagaaggcccagagctgacTGCTACCGGGGTTAAGCTCATTGGCTGTGAGAAGGTGCCTTACTGAACGTGGCGGCAGCCCATGGCAGAGGTGGCAAGGGCTGCGAGGGGATGAAGGACATGCCACGTCTGTCTCCAAGATGAGGACTAGGAAGAGCTGCTGGGCAGACAGCTTGATTTAGCTActtacttttatttatatttaggcaTCAGCACATTAGATCTGTTATATATATCTTTAGCgatcagcagcagcagagcgGTGGTCCAGAGCACCTGACTTGCTTGAAGCCACACCAGGCTCATGCCGGCTGAGGCAGGGGATAACTGGCTTCTTGACGTTCTCTTCAGGTGCAGTATTCGTTTAAAGAAGTGTTTGGCCCCAACGTCTCTCAGAGATGGGTTTTTGATACGGTTGCCCGACCTCTAGTAGAAGACCTCATTCACGGGAAAAACGGTACGCTTGAGTGGCTGGAATTATTTGGCCTTCTCAGGGCATTTCCACCCTTCTGTTTTCCTTGCCTCTCATAAATACGGGCGTTGGCCTTCTCCTTGGTTCCTAGGCCTCCTCTTTACCTACGGAGTTACGGGGAGTGGGAAAACCCACACGATGACAGGCTCCCCCGGGGACGGTGGGCTCCTTCCCCGATGTCTAGACATGATCTTCAACAGCCTGGGCCCTCTGCAGGCCAAACGATATGTAAGTTCCTTGCTACCGAATTGGACAGCGGGCACCAAAGCAGCACCCCTGCTCTGTCCCACAGGCATGTGTTGGGCCAGACGGGTGGAAGGGTGATTCTTTGGAAGAAGGTTTGCACCCTGCAAGTCCGCGGGCTGGTCTTCCTTAGAATGCAGCCTGTTGCCTTCTGGCCTTGTCCAGAGCCAGTGCCTCCTTGATGGGCTTTGCGCCCAGTCTGTGAGGCAGAGCTCTCAGGAACTCTTTCTCCCTGACCGTGCGAGGTGCCTCCTTTCTTTCAGGTTTTTAAGCTGGATGAGAAGAATGGGGTGGAGGTCCAGTGCGAGGTCGATGCGCTGCTCGAACGCCAGAAGAGGGAAGCGCTGCCGGCTCCCAAAACGCCGTCGGGCAAGTAAGTGGCCACCTAagcgaggaagggggggggggtttgaggccGTAGAAGCGTCTCCTTGACTTGTGGGGTGTTTTTTAAAGCAGGCGGCAAATAGACCCCGAGATTGCCGACATGATCAACGTCCAAGATAACTGCAGGTTGGAAGACGTCGACGAGGACAACGTTTACAGCGTGTTTGTCTCGTACATCGAGATTTATAACAACTACATCTATGATCTGCTGGACGAAGCGCCCTTTGACCCCATCAAGCCAAAGTGAGTCTGCGTGCCCTTTGCTGATTCCGTCCGAGTAGAGCTGCTCAAGTCTCCTTTTTGGATCCTTTTTGTATCCGCCCCAGTTCCAGGCCTGGGTTCAGCCTTGGTTTTTAGTACGCAGCTGATCCAAAGCACTtgatcttttgtggggagaggaaagggacggagtttgtaagccactttgggagtcctcaaaagcagggtatatcccactcctccagctcttcttctcctggtcGCTTACTGCCTACTGATGCCTAGGGAGGTAGCTCCTGAATAGGCCAGATGAATAccctccctccaccaaaaatcaccTAGCAAAACGCAGAAGCGGCTTCACGAAGCACCAGTATGGTGGTTGGGCTTCTGACATTCTTTAGAAGATGTTCTCCCATTTGGAGGGGCCAGGGGACGAGTGTAACACCTTAACTGTGTTCCTTTGGTAGGTGGAACAGCTGTGGCACCCCGGTGCGACCCGTTGACTTTGTGTATGTGCACACCCTCTCTTCCCCTCTTGCTAGCTGTAGAGATGATTAGTGGAGCTGGCCTTTATTTCTCATGCTGAGGCTTGCTGTTGATAGTTTGTGCATGGCAGAGCAAATGCCTCCCGCCTGGTTGTGAAGCGTGACTCCTTGCTAACCCCCTCAAGAGCTCTTGCAGCTTGCCTAAACCTTACTGCCGCCTGGTAGCTTCTCCTGCGTAGCTGTCTGTAAACATGCCTGGGGCTGGTCGTGGTCTCCATTGAGCTCCTCTCCGTTGCAGGCCCCCCCAGTCCAAAATACTCCGGGAGGACCAGAATCACAACATGTATGTTGCGGGATGCACAGAAGTGGAAGTGAAATCCACAGAGGAAGCGTTTGAAGTCTTCTGGAGAGGTAATAGCGCTCCTGCTGTGCCTTCCACCGACTGAAGGGGTGGCATCTGGCGAACGTTCTCACGGTGGTGgctctgtttttgcagctttggactatgggtgtgtgtgtgtgtgtgtgtgtgtgtgtgtgagagagagagagagagagaggtacaaGGACGCTGGGTGTTTTGTCTTCAGCCCGATCTCCATGGCTCCTTTGAACTCGTTTGTTAACAGGCCAAAAGAAGAGACGCATAGCCAACACGCAGCTCAATCGGGAATCCAGCCGTTCGCACAGCGTGTTTCTCATCAAATTAGCCCAGGCCCCACTGGATGCTGATGGAGACAATGTGCTACAGGTGAAAGAAAGGGGCTTGTGAGCTCTCATCCTCCTTCCCTGAGACCCCACGCcttgccctctcccctccccagggggcAGGGTTCAGCACAGGGTGGCTTGATGGCTGGAGGGTCAGAGGCAGCCCAGTGTGTCCTCTTGGCCTGCCTTGGATGAGTGGCTGCTGTTTCCAGCTTGCAGGTGGAGAACTGTTTTGGTGGTTCTCTTAACTGAAAACACGCATTTGATCTCCTCTTCCCTCTGGCAGGACAAGGAGCTgataaccttgagccagctgtccTTGGTTGACCTGGCAGGAAGCGAGAGGACCAACCGAACCAAAGCAGAAGGCAGCCGATTACGCGAAGCAGgcaggtgctgggt
This window of the Paroedura picta isolate Pp20150507F chromosome 18, Ppicta_v3.0, whole genome shotgun sequence genome carries:
- the PAQR5 gene encoding membrane progestin receptor gamma; this encodes MLGLKLPRLLSIDQVPKVFREQGILFGYRHPRSSARDCLVSVFQMTNETINIWTHLLPSGYFLWKLFAFLLAWDVWNDPFAWPFLAYMATCCLYPLASTLAHTFSTMSSQARHICYFFDYSALALYSLGSAIAYSAYVFPEEWIGSTFHHGYVFMAVLNSVLSTTLSCYSRFTEAEQPTFTKVIRTVAFAYPYVFDSLPLFYRLYLCAARGCVESAIPTHYRHTALAFVTCFIYATHLPERLVPGLFDYFGHSHQLFHICAIIATYFQMEALLIDMADRRNRLLAYSLAPSFLQTMGPVAASLTISLLITAAFSTTLYSMSKFSRREKHRD